The Mauremys mutica isolate MM-2020 ecotype Southern chromosome 1, ASM2049712v1, whole genome shotgun sequence genome has a segment encoding these proteins:
- the PDHA1 gene encoding pyruvate dehydrogenase E1 component subunit alpha, somatic form, mitochondrial isoform X2: MRKMLLAALSRVLQGPAAAAARPVSRVVVASRNYADFASEATFDIKKCDLHRLEEGPPGTAVLTREEGLRYYKTMQTIRRMELKSDQLYKQKIIRGFCHLYDGQEACCVGLEAAIKPTDHLITAYRAHGYAYTRGTSVREILAELTGRKGGCAKGKGGSMHLYAQNFYGGNGIVGAQVPLGAGIALACKYFGKDEICLTLYGDGAANQGQIFETYNMAALWKLPCIFICENNRYGMGTSVERAAASTDYYKRGDYIPGIRVDGMDILCVREATKFAAEHCRSGKGPILMELQTYRYHGHSMSDPGISYRTREEIQEVRSKSDPITLLKDRILNNSLSSVEELKEIDVEVRKEIEEAAQFATTDPEPPLEELCNHIYKNEPPFEVRGPSQWIKYKSVG, encoded by the exons GTTTCCCGTGTGGTGGTGGCATCTCGTAACTATGCAGACTTTGCAAGTGAGGCTACATTTGATATTAAG AAATGCGATCTCCATCGTCTGGAAGAGGGCCCTCCTGGCACAGCAGTGCTGACTCGGGAAGAGGGACTCCGTTACTACAAGACTATGCAGACAATTCGGCGCATGGAACTGAAGTCAGACCAACTGTATAAACAGAAGATTATTCGTGGCTTCTGCCACTTGTATGATGGTCAG GAAGCGTGCTGTGTTGGACTCGAAGCTGCCATAAAACCAACAGATCACTTGATAACAGCATACCGGGCGCATGGCTATGCCTACACACGCGGAACTTCTGTCCGAGAGATCCTTGCTGAGCTTACAG GTCGAAAAGGAGGATGTGCTAAGGGAAAAGGAGGATCAATGCACTTGTATGCCCAGAACTTCTATGGTGGCAATGGCATTGTTGGTGCTCAG GTTCCTCTTGGAGCTGGGATTGCCTTGGCCTGTAAGTACTTTGGCAAAGATGAGATCTGTCTGACTTTATATGGAGATGGTGCTGCCAATCAA GGTCAGATATTTGAAACATATAATATGGCAGCCTTGTGGAAGCTGCCATGCATTTTCATCTGTGAGAACAACAGGTATGGAATGGGTACTTCAGTAGAGAGAGCTGCAGCCAGCACTGACTACTACAAAAGAGGAGACTACATTCCAGGGATAAGA GTGGATGGTATGGATATTCTCTGTGTGAGAGAGGCAACAAAGTTTGCAGCTGAACACTGTAGATCTGGAAAA GGTCCTATATTGATGGAGTTACAGACCTATCGTTATCATGGACACAGTATGAGTGACCCCGGAATAAG CTATCGTACCAGGGAAGAAATTCAAGAAGTCAGAAGCAAAAGTGACCCTATTACTCTGCTGAAGGACAGAATTCTTAACAACAGTCTTTCTAGTGTCGAGGAATTGAAG GAGATTGATGTGGAAGTAAGGAAGGAAATTGAGGAGGCGGCTCAGTTTGCTACCACTGATCCAGAACCACCATTAGAAGAATTATGCAACCATATCTACAAAAATGAGCCACCCTTTGAAGTACGTGGCCCCAGTCAGTGGATCAAATACAAGTCTGTTGGCTAA
- the PDHA1 gene encoding pyruvate dehydrogenase E1 component subunit alpha, somatic form, mitochondrial isoform X1, with protein MRKMLLAALSRVLQGPAAAAARPGAVSEVSRVVVASRNYADFASEATFDIKKCDLHRLEEGPPGTAVLTREEGLRYYKTMQTIRRMELKSDQLYKQKIIRGFCHLYDGQEACCVGLEAAIKPTDHLITAYRAHGYAYTRGTSVREILAELTGRKGGCAKGKGGSMHLYAQNFYGGNGIVGAQVPLGAGIALACKYFGKDEICLTLYGDGAANQGQIFETYNMAALWKLPCIFICENNRYGMGTSVERAAASTDYYKRGDYIPGIRVDGMDILCVREATKFAAEHCRSGKGPILMELQTYRYHGHSMSDPGISYRTREEIQEVRSKSDPITLLKDRILNNSLSSVEELKEIDVEVRKEIEEAAQFATTDPEPPLEELCNHIYKNEPPFEVRGPSQWIKYKSVG; from the exons GTTTCCCGTGTGGTGGTGGCATCTCGTAACTATGCAGACTTTGCAAGTGAGGCTACATTTGATATTAAG AAATGCGATCTCCATCGTCTGGAAGAGGGCCCTCCTGGCACAGCAGTGCTGACTCGGGAAGAGGGACTCCGTTACTACAAGACTATGCAGACAATTCGGCGCATGGAACTGAAGTCAGACCAACTGTATAAACAGAAGATTATTCGTGGCTTCTGCCACTTGTATGATGGTCAG GAAGCGTGCTGTGTTGGACTCGAAGCTGCCATAAAACCAACAGATCACTTGATAACAGCATACCGGGCGCATGGCTATGCCTACACACGCGGAACTTCTGTCCGAGAGATCCTTGCTGAGCTTACAG GTCGAAAAGGAGGATGTGCTAAGGGAAAAGGAGGATCAATGCACTTGTATGCCCAGAACTTCTATGGTGGCAATGGCATTGTTGGTGCTCAG GTTCCTCTTGGAGCTGGGATTGCCTTGGCCTGTAAGTACTTTGGCAAAGATGAGATCTGTCTGACTTTATATGGAGATGGTGCTGCCAATCAA GGTCAGATATTTGAAACATATAATATGGCAGCCTTGTGGAAGCTGCCATGCATTTTCATCTGTGAGAACAACAGGTATGGAATGGGTACTTCAGTAGAGAGAGCTGCAGCCAGCACTGACTACTACAAAAGAGGAGACTACATTCCAGGGATAAGA GTGGATGGTATGGATATTCTCTGTGTGAGAGAGGCAACAAAGTTTGCAGCTGAACACTGTAGATCTGGAAAA GGTCCTATATTGATGGAGTTACAGACCTATCGTTATCATGGACACAGTATGAGTGACCCCGGAATAAG CTATCGTACCAGGGAAGAAATTCAAGAAGTCAGAAGCAAAAGTGACCCTATTACTCTGCTGAAGGACAGAATTCTTAACAACAGTCTTTCTAGTGTCGAGGAATTGAAG GAGATTGATGTGGAAGTAAGGAAGGAAATTGAGGAGGCGGCTCAGTTTGCTACCACTGATCCAGAACCACCATTAGAAGAATTATGCAACCATATCTACAAAAATGAGCCACCCTTTGAAGTACGTGGCCCCAGTCAGTGGATCAAATACAAGTCTGTTGGCTAA